In Antechinus flavipes isolate AdamAnt ecotype Samford, QLD, Australia chromosome 3, AdamAnt_v2, whole genome shotgun sequence, a genomic segment contains:
- the SMCO4 gene encoding single-pass membrane and coiled-coil domain-containing protein 4 has protein sequence MRQLKGKPKKETSKDKKERKQAMQEARQQITTVVLPTLAVVVLLIVVFVYVATRPATTE, from the coding sequence ATGAGGCAGCTCAAAGGCAAGCCCAAGAAGGAGACTTCAAAAGATAAGAAGGAGCGGAAGCAAGCCATGCAGGAGGCCCGGCAGCAGATCACCACGGTGGTGCTGCCCACGCTGGCCGTGGTGGTGCTCCTGATCGTGGTGTTCGTGTACGTGGCCACGCGCCCCGCCACCACCGAGTGA